CGCGATTCGTCCGGTGCGCGGCGTGCTTCCAGCGCTTCGAGGTGCTGCGGCGCAAGGGGTTTGTCGGGCCATCGTACCGGCGCTCAATGGCCCGGAAGCCGCCAGCGTCAAAGGCATTGAAGTTTACAAGGCCGAGCATTTGGCGGATGTCGTCATGGCGCTCGGTGGGGGCAAACCGCTCGAAACCGTGGGTCAACGGCCCGTGGCGGCGGCAATCGTGCCTGTCGATTATGTGGATCTTTCGGATGTGCGAGGGCAGCATACGGCTCGCAGGGCGCTCGAGATTGCCGCGTCGGGCGGACACAATTTGCTCATGATGGGCCCTCCCGGTGCGGGCAAAACGATGCTTGCGCGGCGGTTGCCGACGATCATGCCGCCGCTCGAGGACGAAGAAGCGCTCGAAATTACGGCGCTGCATTCGATTGCGGGACTCTTGCAGCCCGAACGCGGCATTGTGCAGGTGCGGCCATTTCGTGCGCCGCATCATACCGTGAGCCCCGTCGGGCTCGTTGGAGGAGGCGATCCGATTCGTCCAGGTGAAGTATCGCTTGCGCATCATGGCTGCCTTTTTCTGGACGAGCTGCTCGAATTCAAACGCGGAGCGCTCGAGGTATTGCGACAACCGCTCGAAGACGGCATCGTGTCCATTTGCCGAGCGCGCAGTCGGGCCACCTTTCCGGCGAGGCCGCTCTTGATCGCGGCGGTGAATCCGTGCCCGTGTGGGTTTTACGGGGAACTGCAGCGCCGGTGCACGTGTTCAGCGGAGCGCGTGCGAATGTACCGAGCGCGTTTGTCGGGGCCGCTGCTCGATCGAATCGACTTGCACGTTCCGCTGCCGCCCGTGGATGTCGCAAACATCGTGGGCAAAACTCGAGGCGAAAGCAGCTTGGAGGTGCAAAAGCGGGTCATTGCGGCGCGGGCGATTCAAGCGGCGCGGCGTTTGGCGAAAGAAACGACCGTGGCAACGAATGGCGAGCTTGGTCCGCGGGACCTCGAACGCGTGGCAGCGCCCGATGCAGCGGGCCTGTCGCTACTCGCTCGAGCCGTCGAATGCCTGGGTTTGTCCGCACGAGCTTATAGCAAAGTTCTTCGTGTGGCGCGGACCATTGCGGATTTGGACGGAAGCGTAGGCGTCAAGGCGCATCACGTGAGCGAAGCGATTTGCTCGAGATTGCTCGACAGGTCCGATGGTCGCACGCCGTCTGGCGACGTGGCCGCGACCGCTTGAGGCAAGCTCACTGAATTTCGAAAAGCTTCTCCGCATGCGGAGGGGCGCAGATCATCGATTGAGTGAAAAGCAAAGAAAAAGGAAGAGAGGATACGCACATGCAGATGGAAATGGTCGAAAAGTCGAAGGCAGTCAAAACCGCAGTTGGCTCCATCGAAAAGCAATACGGCAAAGGTACCATCATGCCCCTCGGTGACCAGACAGTGACGAGCGCACGTTTCATTGGTTCGGGCTCGATTGCGCTCGGTCAAGCGCTCGGCATTGGCGGATATCCTCGCGGTCGCATCATCGAGATATACGGCCCGGAAAGCGGCGGCAAGACGACGCTTACATTGCACGCCATTCGGGAAGCGCAACGCGAGGGAGGCGTCGCGGCGTTCATCGATGCCGAGCATGCGTTCGACATCAATTACGCGAAGGCGATCGGCGTGGACACGGACAAGCTCCTTTTTTCGCAACCGGATTGCGGCGAACAGGCGCTCGAAATCGCGGAAATGCTCGTTCGCTGCGGCGGCGTCGATATCGTCGTCGTCGATTCCGTTGCGGCGCTCGTGCCCAAGGCGGAAATCGACGGTGACATGGGCGAGGCGCACATGGGTCTGCAAGCTCGGCTCATGAGCCAAGCATTGCGGAAGCTCACTGCCGTGGTGAATCGCACCGATACCGTGCTCGTGTTCATCAATCAGCTTCGTCACAAGATTGGTGTGCAGTTTGGCAGTCCGGAGACGACGACGGGCGGCAATGCATTGAAGTTTTACGCGAGCGTCCGCATGGATGTTCGTCGCATCGGAACCGTGAAAGTCGGCGATGAAGCGGTCGGTTCACGCACGCGTGTCAAGGTGGTGAAAAATAAAATGGCCGCGCCATTCAAGGAAGCCGAATTCGACCTGCGCTGGGGCAAGGGCATCGACGAAGCTGCGGACCTCATTGATTACGGGTGTCAGCTCGGCGTCATCGAGAAAAGCGGCGCGCACATGTCGTTTGGCGGAGAACACCTCGGGCAGGGGCGCGAGCGATCGCGTGAGGCGATCTTGGCGGATCCGCGCCTCATGTCGGCACTTCGCACGGCAATCATGGTGAGCATGGAAAAACAAGCGCACACCAATCGTGCGAAGGAAACGCAGAACTGAGCGCAGAAGCGATGAATGGGTAGAAACTCGGGAAAAGCAGAAGCAGAAACGCATTGCATAGGAAAGGGATACGACCATGAGCGACGGAATGAACAAGGTTTTTCTCCTCGGCAACCTCGGCACGGAACCGGAGCTGCGATACTCGTCCGGCGGCACGGCGGTGATGCATTTTCGCATGGCGACCAATGAATCGTTTCTCGACCGCAATCGCGATCTGACGGAACGAACCGAATGGCACAGCGTCGTCATGTTCGGGTCGCGCGCCGAAGGGATTGCGCGGGTGCTGACGAAAGGAACGTGCGTGCTCGTCGAAGGGACCTTGCGGACGTCTTCGTATGAAAAAGACGGCGTGAAACGTTATCGAACCGAAATTCACGCGCGGGACATCCGTTTTACCGGCAGTGGTCCACGAATGCCGGACATTTCTCCGTCGCTACGCGAGCCCGACGAAAGCTTCGTACCCGAGGAAATGACGCCGCTGCCCGAGGAGTCGCCGGTCGTCATCGACGAGCGACCTGCAGCGTCGACGACGCGTTCGCATCGCAGTCGGCGAGGGGCCGCATCGGCGCATCGAATGCCCGTGCACGAGGTCGAGCCGTACCCGCACTGATCACGTGGGCGCTGGTTCCACGCTGGGGATTCGGTTTTTCGGCGTGGAACCTCGTCCGGCGTCCCCTTCGTGCTAACCTCCCACCATCATGACCCCGTCCGAAGAGCTCGCGATCCTCTTGCGTCCCGCCGCCGGCGGCATTCACCTCGTTTCCACCGGGCGCGCTGAGCAGCTTGCCATTCAGCGCGCTCTCTATCGAGTTTCGAGTGATGCGGAAGTCGACGCTGCGTTTCGTGCCGCGATTGATCGCATTGCATCGGCGCGCGGTATCATCCTCGGCATTCCATCCGATGTTGGTGGAGGTGTCGTGCGCGGGGCAAACTGGGGCCCCCAAGCCATTCGAGCTCGTCTCATCGAAGAACATCCCGAATGGCCGGCTGTTGCAGAAAGCCTTGGCATCGTCGATATTGGCGATGTGTTCGTCGTGCCGCAACTACTCCACGACGACATGCTCGGCGAGGCTCAAAAGAGTGCGTCCCGTAAAGCGGTTTATCCGTCGGTCGCGCCGGCCGTGAGCGCGCGTTTGCCCGTATCACCTCTTTCCATTGCCGAACGAGCGCTCGATCTCGTTTTTCAAATCAATCCAAAAGTCAAACCTTTCGTCATCGGTGGCGACCATTCCACGGCATGGCCAGTCGCCGTGGCACTGTCGCGTCATCGCCAGGATCGATGGGGTATCGTGCAGCCCGACGCGCATACGGATCTTTTGCCCGAACGTCTGGGCGTCAAAATATGTTTTGGCACGTGGTCGTACCACGCCAATGAGCTCCTCGGGCGCGATGGCAGGCTCGTGCAGGTGGGAATTCGAGCAACACGCCACGATCGCGGTCATTGGGAATCGAATCTGGGTGTGCGGCAGTTTTGGGCCAAAGAATGCTTGGAAAATCCCAGCGGGGCCATTGAAGCCATCATTGCTCATTTGCGAGAGCGTCGGATCACGGGCGTTTACTTTTCCAATGACATCGATGGCACGGACGCAGCCTGGGCCGATGCAACGGGCACGCCCGAGCCTGGAGGCCTCGAGCCTGATTTCCTCGTCGAGCTCATTCGGCGTCTTGGCCGAGACATAGGAATCATTGCAGGCGACATCATGGAAGTTGCGCCGCCCTTGCGCCCAAAACCCGACAGCGAGCGGCGCACCGTGGGGCTTGCCGTTAGGTACTTTGAAGAAACGATTCGAGCAGCTCTGGGAACGTAGTCTGTCTTTCGTTTTGTGGATGTCGGTTTGGCGTTGACAAACGTGCTCGACTCCGCTCTGCTCCGGACAAATCAGTCGGAGGCATGCATGCAGTCGATTCCATCTCGTCGCGTTTCCTGCGCATCGCTCCTCGTTTCCGGTTTTCTCGCATCAGGAGCGTGGGGATGCGCGAGTCTTCCCAAAACCGGCATCGAGTCCACAGGGGAACCCCTCAACGTCGAAGTTCGTACGGAGACCCACACGTATACCACGCAAGCGAAGGTGGGTGAGGTTGTCAGCCGCGATTCGTCGGGGCGGGTGATTGGAACGTCTGAAGTGTACGAGAATCGCACGGGCACGTACGACGTTACGCGATGGCAGGTTTTTCAGGGCGATACGCCCATCGACGATCAAGATTTCTTTCGCATTGGGGGCGACATTGCGAGCGCCAAAGAGATTGCGGCTTCGCGGCAATCTGGCGTCACGATGAACAAGGTGGGGATAGGTTTGTTGATTGGTGGTGGGGCGCTGGCGCTTGCGGGCATCATTCTTGGGCCTGCGCTTACGACGACGGATTCCAACGGAATCGAGACGTCGCCTTCATGGACGCCTTACCTCATGACGGGTGGGCTGCTTACGGTGTCGGTTGGTGGTGTATTGACTTGGATCGGTATTGCCAAGGTCAAGCGTGAGCATCCCATTGACGATCCGGCGCGCGCCAATGCCGTGGCGAAGAAATACAATGCGTCGCTCGGATCGGGATCTGCACCGGTGGCGGACGAAGACGAGGAAGACGAGCCGCCTCCGCCGCCGAAAAAGAAGAAGAAAAAGAAGAAGTGAGCGGATCGAAAGCGCCGTACTATTCGGAATGAGGCAAATCCGGGGGGTATGGGGGCATGAGCGCTAACTCAACCCGTTTTGCACCCCCGCGCGGGATTGAAATCCCGCGCTACACATTCAAAAGTCCCTCACTACCGTTCGGGACTGGCCTTTGCATGCCGGATCGTCTCGAGAATCCTGCGTTTCGCATCGTGCAGGCGTCGCCATGCAGCCATGACGCTAGTCCGAGCGGCGCGAGGACGCCATGAGCGCGGGTGGGGGGGGTGCTTACGCGGGGTTGGGGCTCGAGAAGCGCTCTTGGCCCGGATTCGAGCCGAATGATATTGTAGTTCAACCCTTCCGGCGCCGTCGGGACAACATCCGAGCGCTCATGGTCGCGGATTCATTCACCAAGTGGGCCCATATCGGGATCGTTGGCGAATTCGGCGCGAGCATGCTCAGGCTTTCGCGCCGCATTTCCGGCGTATCCACCGGACCTCCTTCGGGCCAAAGCACCGTGCCGGAACCCATCTGCGCATTGGATTGCGCGTCCATCACCTTTCCTCGCGGTACACCAATCTCGTCGTGCACGAGCAGCCCCGGTCGAAACGGTTCTTCCTTTTCCGTGAGGCGCCGCTGGTATTCCTCTTCGTCGAACGTCGTCGAACCATCGACGACCATTCCGAGCTCCTGAGGACTTTGCGCAAGTCGGACAACCTCGTGATATTGCACGGAATTGTTCTCGACGGATACCCGTTCGGCTTGTCCGCGGATCATTGCGCGTCCTTCGAGAGCATTGCCCGAATAACAAATCGAAACATCGTATTCGGATATTTCCGATGCGACCCACACGGCATATTGAAAATCCGTGTTTCCTGCTTCGAGCAGCTTGCGGGCTGGCCCTCCGGCGTAACCATCACGAATCAATGCCTCGCAGCCATATCCGAACTCGAGCGATCTGCCGAGCGATTGCGTTCCGAAGTAAAACACCGCTTCGACCCGCGGACTCACCGCCACCTGGACGAGCCGCTCGTTCGGAATGCACGGTTCGACGTTCGCCCAGTAGCCGGCGATGAATCGCGCGGAAAACCGCCGTTTGTCGTAGATGTAGCCAACGAACACGTTACTCACGCGGCGCATGGGAGCACGAAACGCTCTTCGCGTGAAGAGGCGTCGCTCGCTTCGGGCAAGCTACATTTGCAAGCCGAAACAAGGCCAACCAATACGCTCGTATTCGCCGCACACCTGGTCCCAACGTTTTGGTAGTCTCGCGCCGCCGGTTACCAACACCGGCGGGAGGCACTGGCTTCGATGAGCGAGGAACGGATCTTCGAGCATGCGGCGACGTTCGAGGCGGGCGAGCTGTCCGGGCACGTCCAGGTCGATAAGTACGAGGCATATTACGAGCAACTTTTCGCCGAGGTGCTCGAAGACGGAGTGATCACGGCGGACGAGCGCGTCGAGCTCGAGCGCGCAGCGTCGGCGCTTGGTCTCGATCCCGAACGACTCCGGAGACTCGAACAAGCGCTGCTCGCATCGTACGAAGCCCGGCACAAAGTGCGCGTTCGCGAAGAGATCGCGCCCGGCGATGAATTGCGTCCTTCGCTGCGCGGCACGGACGCCGAGCGCGATGCGTACATCGCAACGCTCGAGCGCCGAGTCAAAAGCCTCGAAGTGCGCATCGCCGAGCTCGAGAATGAGCTCGAGGAGGCGCGTGCCGAAGCCGCGGTCGAAATCGACGTCTCGGGGTTCGTTTCGCCGAAGGTTGAAGAAACCGAAGACAGCCAGACGATCCACAAGCGACTTCGTCATGATCCTCGCGACGTTGCCACGCTTCGCGCCCTGTTTCGCGCGGCGAATCGTGAGAGTGACGCCGACTTGGCGTTCCGCGTGGCCCATGCGCTCGTGTGGCTCGGCGCAGCCAATGACGACGAACGCTCCGTGCACGAGTCCTATGCGACAAACGGTCTGATTAGGCCGTCCACGTCGCTGTCTGGCGATCTTTGGCGAAGGTCGCTTTATCACCAAGATCAAGAGGTGCTCACCGGAGAGATCTTTGCCGTCATCGCGCCAGCCGTTCTGCTTGGTCGCGTCGCTGCGCTTCGTCGTAGCAAAGCGCTTCCGACGCTATCGCCCGAACGACGTCTCGATCCTCGCACCACGACCGTCGCCGTGGGACGATGTTTTGGCTGGGCGGCGAGCATTCTCGGCATGCCCTCGCCGGGCGTGTTTGCCGATCCCGACTTTGCGGGCGGCGCCGAAGTCGTTCCGAATTTGCCGCCCGCTTTGCGCGTGGGCAAACTGGCGCTCTCGGGGCGTTCGCCTACGGAGCTCGCGTTTCTCGCGGGCAAACACCTTGCTTGGTTCCGTGAAGATCACTTCGTGCGTCTCTTGATTCCCGACGTGCCGGACCTCGAGGATGTTTTCCTTGCGGCGCTGCTCATCGGTAGCCCGTCGCTACCGCTGCACGAATCGAAGAAGCGCAAGGTCGAGCCCATCGCGCGGGCCATCGAGCCGCTGCTCGAATCGGTGCAAATCGACCGACTTCGCGGCGCATTCTTGCGGTTTGTCGAAGAGGGTGGCCGGACAAACCTACAACGATGGGCCTCGGCCGTCGATCGCACGACGGCTCGCGCCGGCTTCTTGCTTGCGGGTGATCTGGGCGTCGCCGACCGGATGCTCGCGCTCGAGAACGTTCAAGATGCGTCCGCGCTGCTCGACGACCTCATCGTGTTTTCCACGGGCGACAGGTATGGCGCGCTCCGCAAACGCCTTGGAATTGCGGCTGGCGTGTGAAGTAGTTGGCGTTCCAATGAATGAAAAACGTTTGATACTTGGTGCTCGAAACTTCGGTTCGGGCGCTCGATGTGAAGGAGCTTCGATGCGAATGACGACGTTGACGAGCGCTGCACGGTGGACTGCTGCGTGCTCGCTCATTCTGTGCATGCTTGGTTGTGGTGGAGAATCGGAACCCGTGCGTCCGCCGCCTCAACCGTCCGCGACGGCAGTCGTGCCCCCGCCTCCGCCACCACCGCCGCCGCCTCCGCCGGAGCCGTCGGCATCTGCGCCGCTCAAGTACACGACCGAG
The nucleotide sequence above comes from Polyangiaceae bacterium. Encoded proteins:
- a CDS encoding arginase family protein translates to MTPSEELAILLRPAAGGIHLVSTGRAEQLAIQRALYRVSSDAEVDAAFRAAIDRIASARGIILGIPSDVGGGVVRGANWGPQAIRARLIEEHPEWPAVAESLGIVDIGDVFVVPQLLHDDMLGEAQKSASRKAVYPSVAPAVSARLPVSPLSIAERALDLVFQINPKVKPFVIGGDHSTAWPVAVALSRHRQDRWGIVQPDAHTDLLPERLGVKICFGTWSYHANELLGRDGRLVQVGIRATRHDRGHWESNLGVRQFWAKECLENPSGAIEAIIAHLRERRITGVYFSNDIDGTDAAWADATGTPEPGGLEPDFLVELIRRLGRDIGIIAGDIMEVAPPLRPKPDSERRTVGLAVRYFEETIRAALGT
- a CDS encoding single-stranded DNA-binding protein, with translation MSDGMNKVFLLGNLGTEPELRYSSGGTAVMHFRMATNESFLDRNRDLTERTEWHSVVMFGSRAEGIARVLTKGTCVLVEGTLRTSSYEKDGVKRYRTEIHARDIRFTGSGPRMPDISPSLREPDESFVPEEMTPLPEESPVVIDERPAASTTRSHRSRRGAASAHRMPVHEVEPYPH
- the recA gene encoding recombinase RecA, producing the protein MEMVEKSKAVKTAVGSIEKQYGKGTIMPLGDQTVTSARFIGSGSIALGQALGIGGYPRGRIIEIYGPESGGKTTLTLHAIREAQREGGVAAFIDAEHAFDINYAKAIGVDTDKLLFSQPDCGEQALEIAEMLVRCGGVDIVVVDSVAALVPKAEIDGDMGEAHMGLQARLMSQALRKLTAVVNRTDTVLVFINQLRHKIGVQFGSPETTTGGNALKFYASVRMDVRRIGTVKVGDEAVGSRTRVKVVKNKMAAPFKEAEFDLRWGKGIDEAADLIDYGCQLGVIEKSGAHMSFGGEHLGQGRERSREAILADPRLMSALRTAIMVSMEKQAHTNRAKETQN
- a CDS encoding YifB family Mg chelatase-like AAA ATPase, whose translation is MQATALTFILVGLDAYPVRVEVDSGRGPSAFHLVGLAEASVRESRVRVRAALSQIGVALDEHVITVNLAPADLRKSSSGFDLAIAMSVLGALRKVPANALAGIAFLGELSLTGAIRPVRGVLPALRGAAAQGVCRAIVPALNGPEAASVKGIEVYKAEHLADVVMALGGGKPLETVGQRPVAAAIVPVDYVDLSDVRGQHTARRALEIAASGGHNLLMMGPPGAGKTMLARRLPTIMPPLEDEEALEITALHSIAGLLQPERGIVQVRPFRAPHHTVSPVGLVGGGDPIRPGEVSLAHHGCLFLDELLEFKRGALEVLRQPLEDGIVSICRARSRATFPARPLLIAAVNPCPCGFYGELQRRCTCSAERVRMYRARLSGPLLDRIDLHVPLPPVDVANIVGKTRGESSLEVQKRVIAARAIQAARRLAKETTVATNGELGPRDLERVAAPDAAGLSLLARAVECLGLSARAYSKVLRVARTIADLDGSVGVKAHHVSEAICSRLLDRSDGRTPSGDVAATA